The Humulus lupulus chromosome 3, drHumLupu1.1, whole genome shotgun sequence genome window below encodes:
- the LOC133825174 gene encoding uncharacterized mitochondrial protein AtMg00810-like, with amino-acid sequence MQFANFKNIYMVSSRLLGNVYVDDVILASNDLDELEALKGRLNNRFKLKDLGKLKYFLGLEIAISDKGIFVSQRPYALKILEDLGYLGCKPLSTPMETNLKLSQDGNQDGKDNPADPMLYRRIVGKQQYLTITRPDLSYLVNRLS; translated from the exons ATGCAGTTTGCAAACTTCAAAAATATTTATATGGTCTCAAGCAGGCTTCTAGGCAATG TCTATGTAGATGATGTTATTCTAGCAAGCAATGACTTGGATGAATTAGAAGCCTTGAAGGGAAGATTGAACAACAGGTTTAAGTTGAAAGACTTGGGTAAATTGAAATATTTCCTTGGACTAGAGATTGCTATATCTGACAAAGGGATATTTGTATCTCAAAGGCCATATGCGCTTAAGATTCTTGAAGACTTAGGGTATCTTGGATGCAAACCACTAAGTACTCCTATGGAAACAAATCTGAAACTCAGTCAAGATGGTAATCAAGATGGGAAAGACAATCCGGCAGACCCCATGTTATATAGAAGAATAGTTGGGAAACAACAATACTTGACTATAACTAGACCTGATTTGTCTTATTTAGTCAATAGATTAAGTTAA